One Bradyrhizobium sp. ISRA464 genomic window carries:
- a CDS encoding ABC transporter ATP-binding protein, whose protein sequence is MAPLVTFRDVTLGYDRHPAVHHLNGEVEPGALLAVIGPNGAGKSTLLRGVAGVLTPLSGGIDLDGIEHRDIAYLPQTADIDRSFPISVFDFVGTGLWRSTGFFGGMGKAARERILLALAAVGLNGFENRPIGTLSGGQMQRMLFARVLLQDARLIVLDEPFNAIDAKTTADLLALVKHWNAEGRTVLAALHDLDMVRNNFPETLLLARGPVEWGPTAQALTPENLTVAMRMCEAFDDSAAACAVDPRSRAA, encoded by the coding sequence GTGGCTCCGCTCGTTACATTCCGCGATGTCACGCTCGGCTATGACCGCCACCCGGCGGTGCATCACCTCAACGGCGAGGTCGAGCCTGGTGCGTTGCTCGCCGTGATCGGTCCGAACGGGGCCGGCAAGTCGACGCTCTTGCGCGGCGTCGCCGGCGTGCTGACGCCGTTGTCGGGCGGGATCGATCTCGACGGAATCGAGCACAGGGATATCGCCTATCTGCCGCAGACCGCGGATATCGACCGCAGCTTCCCGATCTCGGTGTTCGACTTCGTCGGCACCGGGCTGTGGCGCAGCACCGGCTTCTTCGGCGGCATGGGCAAGGCGGCGCGCGAGCGGATTTTGCTGGCGCTCGCCGCGGTCGGCCTCAACGGCTTCGAGAACCGGCCGATCGGCACGCTCTCCGGCGGGCAGATGCAGCGCATGCTGTTTGCCCGCGTGCTGTTGCAGGATGCGCGCCTGATCGTGCTCGACGAGCCGTTCAACGCGATCGACGCCAAGACGACCGCCGACCTGCTGGCGCTGGTCAAGCACTGGAATGCCGAAGGGCGCACGGTGCTGGCAGCGCTGCACGACCTCGACATGGTGCGCAACAACTTCCCTGAGACGCTGCTGCTGGCCCGCGGGCCGGTCGAATGGGGCCCGACCGCGCAGGCGCTGACGCCGGAAAACCTGACGGTCGCGATGCGGATGTGCGAGGCCTTCGACGACAGCGCCGCCGCCTGCGCGGTCGATCCGCGCTCGAGGGCCGCCTGA